A stretch of Paenibacillus mucilaginosus 3016 DNA encodes these proteins:
- the sigJ gene encoding RNA polymerase sigma factor SigJ, with protein sequence MEELYDQYRALLFTLAYQLTGSAADAEDAVQDVFVKVCGIPPERLVEPKAYLCKIVTNHCLNQQKSARKKREMYVGPWLPEPIRTPEEDTLESKVVRRDLLSYAMLVLLERLTPAERTVFVLREALGFDYPEIAELLGKREANCRKLMSRARGRMGISEEETVAAEAVEADWVDRFLTSLEQGNIDQVLSLLTEDVMLVLDGGGKGNAAVSQLQTRDRVARFLLSGFKGAQSHYRERLQFECAPLNGENGIVIRSGNETLAAMFIQLRHGKFAGVYFVLNPDKLARV encoded by the coding sequence ATGGAAGAACTGTACGATCAATATCGAGCGCTGCTGTTCACCTTGGCATATCAGTTGACAGGCTCTGCGGCTGACGCGGAAGATGCGGTGCAGGATGTGTTTGTTAAGGTGTGCGGCATACCTCCCGAACGATTGGTGGAGCCGAAGGCGTATTTGTGCAAAATAGTCACCAATCACTGCCTCAACCAGCAGAAGTCGGCGCGGAAGAAACGGGAAATGTACGTCGGTCCGTGGCTCCCCGAACCGATCCGGACGCCGGAAGAGGATACTCTGGAGTCGAAGGTCGTCCGCCGCGATCTGCTGTCATACGCCATGCTCGTACTGCTCGAGCGGCTGACGCCGGCAGAGCGGACGGTATTCGTCCTGCGTGAGGCGCTGGGCTTCGATTATCCCGAAATAGCCGAACTGCTCGGAAAGCGGGAGGCGAATTGCCGCAAGCTGATGAGCCGGGCAAGAGGCAGGATGGGAATTTCCGAGGAGGAGACGGTCGCGGCCGAAGCGGTCGAAGCGGATTGGGTTGACCGATTCCTCACCTCCCTCGAGCAGGGCAATATCGATCAGGTGCTGTCTTTGCTGACCGAAGACGTCATGCTCGTCCTCGACGGAGGCGGAAAAGGAAACGCGGCTGTGAGTCAGCTGCAAACGCGCGATCGCGTGGCCCGCTTCCTGCTCAGCGGGTTCAAGGGTGCACAGTCCCATTACCGGGAAAGGCTTCAATTCGAGTGTGCTCCTCTGAACGGAGAGAACGGGATCGTCATTCGTTCGGGGAACGAAACGCTGGCCGCTATGTTTATACAGCTCCGACACGGAAAATTTGCCGGAGTCTACTTCGTGCTAAACCCGGATAAGCTTGCCCGGGTGTAG